A window of Roseburia hominis A2-183 genomic DNA:
AGAGCGTTGCAATCTTTGCGGCTGTCAGTTTGGTCGCCATGCCGCCGGTTCCAACATCACTGCCGGTCGAACTTTTCGCCATGCCGTAGATTGACGCATCCATCTCCTCCACCACTTCAATGAGCTTTGCATCCGGATTCTTGTGCGGATCGTCGGTAAAAAGCCCATCGATATCCGAGAGCAGGATCAAAAGATCCGCCCCGATCAGAGAAGCCACGATTGCCGAGAGCGTGTCGTTGTCGCCAAACTGCATCTCATAAGTAGAAACCGTATCATTTTCATTCACAATCGGAATTGCGCCAAGACGGAACAATTCGTCGAACGTATTCTTCGCATTCTCTCTCGAGACAGGGTTCACCATCGTGTTCTTCGTCATCAGCACCTGCCCTGCCACCTGATTGTATTCCGCAAAAAGCCGCTGATAGATCATCATCAGCCGCGCCTGGCCGACCGCCGCGCATGCCTGCTTTGTCGAAATGTCCTTCGGCCGCTCATCCATGCCGAGCGTCTGTCTGCCCACGGCAATCGCGCCGGAGCTTACCAGACACACATCCATCCCGCGGTTCCGCAGATTGCAGAGTTCTCTTACCAGATGCTCCAGCTTGGTAAAATTCAGATTGCCTGTCTCCCCGTAATTCAATGAGGAAGATCCGATCTTGACTACAACTCTCTTTTTCTCATTAAAATGAAAATGCTTTTGTTCCATCTGTCTAACGTCCCCTTTATATGTAACATTTTCCAATCATTCATCCCAAATGGGCATAGAGTCTCATACTGTATTACTCTATCATATCTTCATCAAAATGGCAAATTGATGTTTTCACATTGTATGAACAGAAAGTTTATGGTACATTGGATGGGAAACATCAGAAATGGAGATTTTTATGATGAGAAAAAAGAAGGTACTCTCCTGTCTTCTGGTTCCCCTGCTCTCTGCAAATCTGCTGCTCTCCGGCTGCAGCCGCACGGCGGACGAACCGGTTACCAAGTCAGGATTTTATTTTAACACTGTCATCTCGGTCTCGATCTATGAAAAAGGGAGCGAGGAACTGCTCGATGACTGTTTTGCCCTTGCGCAAAAGTACGAGGGATATTTTTCCAATACGATTCCAGACAGCGATATTTCCAAAATCAACGATGCGGGCGGCGCTCCCGTGACAGTACACGACGAGACGATCGAACTTCTTAAAACCGGCATCTCATATGGCGACTTAAGCGGCGGCAA
This region includes:
- the proB gene encoding glutamate 5-kinase, encoding MEQKHFHFNEKKRVVVKIGSSSLNYGETGNLNFTKLEHLVRELCNLRNRGMDVCLVSSGAIAVGRQTLGMDERPKDISTKQACAAVGQARLMMIYQRLFAEYNQVAGQVLMTKNTMVNPVSRENAKNTFDELFRLGAIPIVNENDTVSTYEMQFGDNDTLSAIVASLIGADLLILLSDIDGLFTDDPHKNPDAKLIEVVEEMDASIYGMAKSSTGSDVGTGGMATKLTAAKIATLSGTDMIIANGRDVCILHHIFDDSFKGTIFQAKKKESFRIEDFILETIG